The following are encoded in a window of Flavobacteriales bacterium genomic DNA:
- the paaB gene encoding 1,2-phenylacetyl-CoA epoxidase subunit B has protein sequence MSDNPNNWPLWEVFIQSKRGLDHKHVGSLHAADAAMAIENARDVYTRRQEGNSIWVVKAEHIHASRPEDAESFFDPADDKVYRHPTFYTVPEGAKYI, from the coding sequence ATGAGCGACAACCCCAACAACTGGCCCCTCTGGGAAGTGTTCATCCAGAGCAAGCGCGGGCTGGACCACAAGCACGTGGGCAGCCTGCACGCCGCCGATGCCGCGATGGCCATCGAGAACGCCCGTGATGTGTACACCCGCCGCCAGGAAGGCAACAGCATCTGGGTGGTGAAGGCCGAGCACATCCACGCCAGCCGACCCGAGGACGCCGAAAGCTTCTTTGACCCCGCCGATGACAAGGTGTACCGGCACCCCACCTTCTACACGGTGCCCGAGGGCGCGAAATACATCTGA